In the Myxosarcina sp. GI1 genome, ATAAGAAGCTCCTTCATAAGTGTAGTTTGATAGGTAAGCTCTAACATGATTGCGCTCGATTATATCGGCAGTATAAAAATGAACTCCCGAATTACCGTCATAAAAGCGATAAATAGTGTTGTCGCCAAAGTTTTCTTGAGGATGTTGGGGATTAGTGCTGAAAAAATCGATAATATCTTGGGTATCGATGATGTTGTTGATTCTCTCTATTGCACCCGTCCCAGAGTTTCCTGAGTTGTCAAAAAAATCAAACAGAGTTAAATCGTTTTCTGAACGAGCCACACCATCGCGATCTATATCGACAATTAAATTGTTATCGGATTTTTCTAAACCGACAATTCCTGGTTGGGGTAGAGATAGCGCGATCGCTGAATCGCCATATAATGTATAGTCAGCCCGTAGAGCTAGATAATTGTCGTAATAATAATTTTCAGATAAAGTTTGATTTTCAGTATTAAAAGCAATAATCAAAAGATCGTCTAATTGTCCTCCCGTATCGCGAATTTCACTGCCGCCTCTGGGTTTGACATTGATAGAGTATAAATCGTCATCCAAACCGCCTTCCAAAGTATCTCTACCACCAAAACCATACAAGCTATCGTTACCCAAACCTCCCTGAAGGCTATCATTGTTTCTACTGCCCTCAAGAAACTCGCCTTCATCGGTACCGACTAAAAATACACTGCCTTCCAATTCAGCAGATTTGCGAATAACTGTTGCGATCGCGTCATCAATAATATACGACGACAAACCTAGCCTTGCTAAATCTATTTCTCCCGTTGCCACCAATTCATCCCAGGTAAAGTTACCCCGATAATTTTTAGACTGTCGAAAGCGACTTACAAATTCTTCGTAGCTGAGATATCCTTCTACAAAATCAAAAGTTTCTATGCGATTAGCTGGCTTTTGCCAATCGATTAAAATAGCATATTTATCTGASTCGGTATCGCTAATGTAAAGGTGACGATTTTCTATTTCTGCAAAAAAAGTCGTTTCTTTTTCTAGTCCAAAYCCCGACCCGCCTATAGTAGTCCACAAAATGTTATCAGAATTATTATCATTTTCAATAATAATTGCTGTTGAATTATTACGAATTTGATAGCTATTTCTTCCAGTACCACCGACTAAAATAGTAGTCGATTTGCCATTAGGTAAACCGTTTCCTAAAAATGTAGTTGCAGAGTTGAGAACATCATTACCATTCAAAGCATAAACAATTTCTAAATCTGAGCCGCTAATACTATCAGATCCCGTACCCATTAGTTCGGTAAAATTTCCAACAGTCATAATAAATTATTTAATAACAGTTAATAATAATATTTGTGCTTCAACACTAAAATAAATTACCTCAAATAAACTGGCTTTCAAATAAAATGCTTTTTACAAAATCTTTATTTAAAACGTCTATTGTTTATATTTTTTGTAAAAGCAACTGTCTTTTATTGACAGACTAGTTTTTTTATTTAAATAGTAAACTCTATGCTATAGCATTCCTACTCGATCGAAGAGACTACATTCTCGGTAAAGGCAATAGCGGCGCGACCCTGTGGATGTACCATCCGCAAAGGAAAGCGCACCAAGACAGGCAATAGATATTCTCTAATTTTATTTAGAATTGCTATAGAGCCAAATAAAATTTACAAATTAAAGTGACATATTCAATATATGAAGCGATCGCAAGTATATTCAAAAGTGTTTAGATAACTATTAAACTCAATTAACTAGTAGTTAAAGAAGGTAAAAAGCTCACTAGTTGTGGAAAAGCAATAATTAAAATTAATATCAATAGCTGCAACAAAATAAACGGTATTGCACCGCGATAAATATCTTCTGTAGAAACTTCTGGAGGGGCGACACCTCGCAGATAAAAGAGAGCAAAGCCAAACGGTGGCGTGAGAAAAGATGTTTGCAAGTTAGCCCCAATAATTACCCCATACCAAACTAAATCGATTCCTAGCTGTTGTGCTATGGGTGCAAAAATGGGAATGACGATAAAAGCAATTTCAAAAAAGTCGATAAAGAAACCCAGGAAAAAGATAACCAGCATATTGACCAGCAAAAAGCTAATCGTTCCTCCAGGTAAATCGAGCATCAAGTCTTCAACAAATCTGTCGCCACCGATACCTCGAAATACCAAGCTAAAAGCCGTAGAACCGAGCAAGATAAACATTACCATCGTGGTGATTCTCATCGTGGCATCGCAGACATCTTTTAAAGCCGACCAGTTAAGTTGGCGATTAAAAGCTGCTAGAATTATGGCACCCAAAGAACCTACCGCACCAGCTTCGGTAGGAGTCGCAATACCAAAAAAGATACTGCCCAAAACTACCAGAATTAACAGCAAGGGTGGCAGCATCACTTGAAAGACTCTAATTAACAACGCTTTACCGCCAATTTCTCTAACTTCCCTAGGTAGAGCAGGTGCGGCATCGGGTTTGAGCCAGGCTACTATTAGCACATGCACAGCAAACGCTACCGCCATCAATAACCCAGGAATTAGCGAACCGATAAATAAATCTCCTACAGGAATTCCTAACTGATCTCCCAAAACCACCAAAACCACGCTTGGGGGAATAATTTGACCCAAAGTGCCAGAAGCGACAATTACACCTGTAGCTAATTGTTTGTTATAGCCATAGCGCAGCATAATTGGTAGAGAAATCAAACCCATTGCCACTACAGTAGCTGCCACTACCCCAGTAGAAGCAGCCAACAATGCCCCAACTATAACTACAGCCAAAGCCAAACCACCACGCAACCTACCAAAGAGAATGCCCATAGTTTCGAGCAGTTTCTCGGCGATGCCCGTCTTTTCTAGCATCGATCCCAGAAAAATAAAGTAGGGAATAGCTAATAGGGTGTAATTGGACATAATGCCAAAAATACGGCTGGGCATGGCATTAAAAAAACTGAAGCTAAATTGACCCAATGCCGTGCCAATAAGAGCAAATAAAATTGCTACTCCACCCAATGAAAAAGCGACGGGATAGCCACAGGACAATAAAATTAATGCCCCGATAAACATAGCTATTCCCAGCCAGTCATAGATCATTAGCTTTCTACCTCTTTGGAGTTGTCGCGCCAAATTGCCCAATTTTTAATTGCTTCGGAAATTCCCTGTAGAATTAGCAACAAAAAACCGACAATAATCGCTGATTTAATCGGATAGCGGGGTAAACCACCAGGATCGGGAGACATTTCTTGTATATTCCAAGAATTGATAATACTGCCCCAAGAATAATAGATTATTAGGCAGGAGAAAGGAATCAGTAACAAAATACTGCCTAAAAAATTGGCTAGAGCTTGACGGCGACGACTCCAACCTTTATAAAAAATATCTACTCTGACATGTTCGTTATATTTCAGAGCATACGCCGCTCCTAATAAAAAGATTATTGAGAACAAATACCACTGAGTTTCAATTAGAGCATTAGAAGTCAGGTTAGTTCCCAAGAAACGACCTAAGTAGCGTCCGATAACGTTCCAGACACCAAAAAGAACCATTAATAACACTAGCCAATAAGCAATACGACCGATCCATTCATTGACGGCATCGATGATTCTGGATAGTTGTAACAGTTTCTCCAAACTAGCTCCTTAGTTTGCCTAAAATTCTCGTAGCTAATGCTATCGGTTTTGGCGATCGAAGTCCAGCAGTAAGATACATAAGTTATGAGTTATAAATCGATCGCACTAATGCTGTTTAAAGATAAGATATACTGCGATGAAATGTAGGATAAATCTTGAAATTGACACAGTGGCTCAAGCTGTTTTTAGCTGGTTGTGCTTGGCAAATTGGATTAGTTGGTATTGTTGTTAGTAAAGCGATCGCATTACCACAAGTAGATCCTGAAACGGTTGCTCCAAAGCTCGATATTCCACCAAAAATTATTAGAGAAAGTCCCGTCTTGCAAAAATGGCTTAGGGAAGAACCGAATGTTCTAGAAGATATTCGTAACGATCCTAGCTTTCGTACTCGCCTGCGCTTGGGCTTAGTTACTTTTCCTTCTACCGACAATGCTGTGGGTATCGACATCGGGATCGAAGATGTATTCATCGATCGCACTGGTTTTACTGTTAGTGCAGATTACCAGGCCGCTTTTAATGGCGATCGCACCGCATTAGGTACGGACTTACACTATTTTTTATTTCCCCTTGGTAGTTATATCAATCTCGCCCCCTTAGTTGGCTATCGTTACGTACAGAGTAACGACTTTAATACCGATGGCGTGAATCTAGGTGTTAGGATGATGCTGGCATTATCGCGCACTGGTGCGGGAGACATTTCTATTTCTCAAAGCTTTATTTCTCCTGGTGGTAATGAGGAGGTAGGTATAACTTCTGTTTCTGCTGGTTACGCAGTAACTTCTAAATTACGTTTATCGAGCGAACTAGAACTGCAAAATTCCCCAGAAGATGAAGACACTCGCTTTGGGATTAATTTAGAGTGGTTGTTTTGAGATTGGGGCTATATTGGGTCAATTAATTATTAACGGGTAGCGATTGTCTCACAGTCCATTTTCAAGTGCTTTGAGTATATTTTACTAGCAGATAACGCATCATCTTTAACGCTACGCTGTTAGTTTTTGTTCGCTGGCGGGAATGCTAAATCTATATAAAAATTGTCTGAGAAACTGAAATAAAGGTTATGTATAGTTGGGGTGCATTAGATCTATATAGCGATCGCATTAATAAAGAACTCGAATTTTTACAATTGCAAATAAATAAGCAAAATGAAAAAAATAAGTCTTTTAATAAACAAACAAAAGATAATATTGACGATATTCTGCAAGAATTAAATAGCTTAATCGGACTGAGCGAACTAAAATCAACAATAAACAATTTAATTAGTTTTCTCGATATTCAACGACAACGCCAAGAACACGGTTTGAAAACAGTTCCCGTTACTTTGCATTCCGTATTTTGTGGTTCTCCTGGCACTGGTAAAACTACCGTTGCTCGTTTGATTGGGAAAATATATAAAGAACTAGGAATACTAAAAAAAGGACATCTTATCGAAACAGATCGTTCTGGTATTGTTTCGGGATATATCGGACAGACGGCAATTATAGTAGATAAATTAGTGGAGTCAGCTTTAGATGGAGTACTGTTTATCGATGAAGCCTATACTTTAAAACCAGCAAACTCTGATAAAGATTTTGGACAAGAAGCGATCGATACTTTACTAAAGAGAATGGAAGATTACCGCGATCGCTTGGTGGTAATTGTGGCTGGCTATAGTGACGAAATGACTAGATTTATTCGGTCTAATCCAGGTTTGCAATCTAGATTTAGTCGATATTTTTATTTTGAAGACTATCAACCTAGTGAATTATTAGCTATTTTTGAGAAAGTTTGTGATTCTTACAATTATGAACTGGAAGAATCAACAAAACAAATATTAATAGAAAAATTTACAAAATTGTATAGCGAAAGAGATAAGAGCTTTGGAAATGGGAGATTGGTCAGAAATCTGTTTGAAAAAATCGTCGAAAAACAAGCAAGTCGTTTGACAGTTTTAGATAAAGTCGATCGCCAAATGATGACTAAATTAATTGTTGAAGATATTAATATTTTTTGAAACAATAAAAGTAGTCAATTAATTATTAACTGGTAGAGTAGGCAATACCGAATATTTAGAACTTGACGAAAAATTATCCCAATGCCCACACTCTAGCTTATTGGTTGATGTGGTGGGCAAAGAACGATTCGGTAAAATGTTTACTGGCTGGTGTTGTTATTTACCCATCCTACGGACTTTTTATTCTGCGACAGGGTTAACTTATCTTGTAGTTCCGATTTAATCCGATTGAGGATCGATCGCTCGTCTAAAGAGTCGAGAATAGTTTTAACTACGGTTTTCGGACTTTGTTCTCCCCAAGATGCACCGTTGGCTAAATAAGTTTTGGTAATTTGACCGATCGCATAAGAAGATACTCCTGCAACTCCTCCTTGGGCGATCGCTACAGAAAGATAGGGAGCTAGAGCAATTCCTCCCGTAAGGGGAACTGAAACACCCAAAATACCTTTTAAAGAACTCAAACCAAAGGTAGTTAATAGTTCACTCAGGCTAATTCCTCCCATACTCAGGGCGATGTTTTTTAACAATTTGACCGCTCCTGCTTGAGTCATTTCGATCCCATAGAGGCGAGAGAGAGCCAAAATTAGTGCGACATCCATAATGGCACCTGCAAATAAATCGATCGCCGTTACGGGATTTAATGCTACCGCCATTGCTTTGAGCATCATGCCCTTGTTAATCAAATCGTTAGCGGCGCGATCGCGCAGTTCTAGTTTGCGCTGCAACAAGCGTTCGTTAACCTCATCGGCAAACAGCATACTATTGAGAGCCACCAAAGATTTACCCTCTTGCTGCAACAGTTCTAAAATTTTTAACTTTAATTGCTCTACCTGTGGTAGCCCTCGATCGCGTGTTACTTTAAGCTTGCCATGTTTGTCTTTGACTCCTTTTACTTCTACAGGAGAAGCGGCAACCATGACAATTTCTTCGGGAGAGATTAATTCTTTAACTCGTTCTTCTTTAATTTTGTTGTAGATAGCCAGCCGATCTGCTTCGGGGTACTGGTCGATTTTATTAAACACCAGCAGCATTGGCTTGCCCGCTTCTCTTAACTTAGAGAGGGCGCGATATTCTACCTGAGTAATATCTCCTGAAATGGTAAATAGAATTAAATCTACTTGTCGTGCCAAATTACAAGCCAGGGCTTCTCGCGTTTTGCCGTTAACTTCGTCGATACCAGGAGTATCGAGTAGCTGAATTTGTCCTCCCGCAGTTGGTATAGTCAGCCGCTGAAGATTTTCCGTACTATTGGCAATTGGTTCTGGCTGTAGTTGCCAGTTAGCAGTACCTACATCGCGAGTCACCCCATGCAATGCTCCCGTCGGAAAAACATCTTCTCCTACCAGCGCATTGAGTACCGAAGATTTACCCCTGCCTACCATGCCAAAAGCGGCAATTTGCACCACAGAATGTTCGAGCTTATCTAACATCTGGCTCAAACGCTCTATTTCCCGATCCAATCCCGATCGCTCCTCAGTAGTGAGATCGATATTATCGATTAAATTTCGCAGACTTTTTTGCGCTTTGCGATAGTTAATTTCGGCGGTAATTTCTTCGAGACTAAAAATTGTGTTATCGAGTTCGGTATTGTGCCGAGTTTTTGTGTCTGACAAATAGCACCTCTTGGTTGAGTAGTTGGGTAGAAACAAATCGAGCGAGTATAGCGTTACGAATTTGTAATAAGACTTTCATTACTTATCAATAAGCAATAAGCAATTAACACTCTCGCAGCTAAACTCTTATTGTTCACTGTTTGCTGTTCATTGTTCATTGGTGAATGTTTTGGCAAGTCTCCAGTGGATTTGTACTTTACGGATGTAAAATTACTACGCGGTCAGCGTTCCGTTGGCGTTGGCGAAGCCTTCTCGAAGAGTAGCCTTCTCTGAAAGAGTGGAAACCTCGGAACTACGCGCACTCAAAACCGTTATATTTACTATTGTAAGATTTAAAAAAATCGCTTGTCTTGTGGGAACTAATTACCGCCCAAAATAATGAATAATCTGCTTTCTAACTGGCGAAAATCTAAATG is a window encoding:
- a CDS encoding GTP-binding protein; this encodes MSDTKTRHNTELDNTIFSLEEITAEINYRKAQKSLRNLIDNIDLTTEERSGLDREIERLSQMLDKLEHSVVQIAAFGMVGRGKSSVLNALVGEDVFPTGALHGVTRDVGTANWQLQPEPIANSTENLQRLTIPTAGGQIQLLDTPGIDEVNGKTREALACNLARQVDLILFTISGDITQVEYRALSKLREAGKPMLLVFNKIDQYPEADRLAIYNKIKEERVKELISPEEIVMVAASPVEVKGVKDKHGKLKVTRDRGLPQVEQLKLKILELLQQEGKSLVALNSMLFADEVNERLLQRKLELRDRAANDLINKGMMLKAMAVALNPVTAIDLFAGAIMDVALILALSRLYGIEMTQAGAVKLLKNIALSMGGISLSELLTTFGLSSLKGILGVSVPLTGGIALAPYLSVAIAQGGVAGVSSYAIGQITKTYLANGASWGEQSPKTVVKTILDSLDERSILNRIKSELQDKLTLSQNKKSVGWVNNNTSQ
- a CDS encoding TRAP transporter small permease subunit, with translation MEKLLQLSRIIDAVNEWIGRIAYWLVLLMVLFGVWNVIGRYLGRFLGTNLTSNALIETQWYLFSIIFLLGAAYALKYNEHVRVDIFYKGWSRRRQALANFLGSILLLIPFSCLIIYYSWGSIINSWNIQEMSPDPGGLPRYPIKSAIIVGFLLLILQGISEAIKNWAIWRDNSKEVES
- a CDS encoding TRAP transporter large permease subunit is translated as MIYDWLGIAMFIGALILLSCGYPVAFSLGGVAILFALIGTALGQFSFSFFNAMPSRIFGIMSNYTLLAIPYFIFLGSMLEKTGIAEKLLETMGILFGRLRGGLALAVVIVGALLAASTGVVAATVVAMGLISLPIMLRYGYNKQLATGVIVASGTLGQIIPPSVVLVVLGDQLGIPVGDLFIGSLIPGLLMAVAFAVHVLIVAWLKPDAAPALPREVREIGGKALLIRVFQVMLPPLLLILVVLGSIFFGIATPTEAGAVGSLGAIILAAFNRQLNWSALKDVCDATMRITTMVMFILLGSTAFSLVFRGIGGDRFVEDLMLDLPGGTISFLLVNMLVIFFLGFFIDFFEIAFIVIPIFAPIAQQLGIDLVWYGVIIGANLQTSFLTPPFGFALFYLRGVAPPEVSTEDIYRGAIPFILLQLLILILIIAFPQLVSFLPSLTTS
- a CDS encoding AAA family ATPase is translated as MYSWGALDLYSDRINKELEFLQLQINKQNEKNKSFNKQTKDNIDDILQELNSLIGLSELKSTINNLISFLDIQRQRQEHGLKTVPVTLHSVFCGSPGTGKTTVARLIGKIYKELGILKKGHLIETDRSGIVSGYIGQTAIIVDKLVESALDGVLFIDEAYTLKPANSDKDFGQEAIDTLLKRMEDYRDRLVVIVAGYSDEMTRFIRSNPGLQSRFSRYFYFEDYQPSELLAIFEKVCDSYNYELEESTKQILIEKFTKLYSERDKSFGNGRLVRNLFEKIVEKQASRLTVLDKVDRQMMTKLIVEDINIF